In Parasegetibacter sp. NRK P23, the genomic stretch CATATACAATACCTGAACTATCTGAATGCAAGAAAAGACGAAGGGCATAAACTTCATAATAACATTCTTGGCATTGAGGATAAAGAAACTGAATTAATTATTGATGATCTTGGCAGACGTAAAAGAAAATTCAGGCTTCCGATACCTAACTTCAGGGAATTGGCCCTGGAACACCTTGAAGGTGTACTTGTATCACATAAAGCAAAAAACAAAGTTGTCACCAAAAACAAAAATAAAATCCATACGGCAAAAGGTGATAAGATAAAAACAGAACTTACCCCCAGAGGCCAGCTACATAAAGAAACAGTTTATGGAAAGTACAGATACTACGTAAGTAAAGAAGAAAAAATAGGCGCTAAGTTCGACGAAAGCATAATTAACCAGGTAACCAACTCCATTTACCGTAAAGCTTTAATGGAAAGGCTTGTATCGAACGGAAACGATCCTAAAAAAGCTTTCGGCGGAAAAAATGCCATCAGTAAAAATCCTATTTATCTTGATAGTGAAAAAAAGCAAACATTACCAGAGAAAATCAAACTCACATGGCTGGAAGATGATTTTTCCATCAGGAAAGATATTAACCCTGGGAACTTTAGCGATGCAAAGTCCATAGAAAAAGTACTGGACCAAGCGGTTAAGAAAAAACTTTTTGAACGGCTTAAAGCGTTTGATAATGATCCCAAGAAAGCTTTCAGCGACCTCGAAAAGAACCCTATCTGGATGAATGAGTCGAAAGGAATTAGCATTAAACGGGTGAAGATCAGTGGCGTTAAAAACGCTACCAACCTTCACTACAAAAAGGATCATCTTGGAAGGCAAATTAAATCTTCGGATGGCAAGTTAATTCCGGTTGACTTTATAAGTACTGGCAACAATCATCATGTTGCTATCTACAGAGATCACGAGGGAAATTTACAGGAGCGTGTAGTCTCCCTCTTTGATGCCGTCCAACTTTCTTCAAACGGACTCCCAGTTATTGACAGGCAATATAATGAAGCTTTGGGTTGGACATTTCTATTCTCAATGAAGCAAAATGAATACTTCTTATTCCCTAACGAAAAAACCGGATTCATCCCCTCAGAAATAGACTTATTCAACCCCCAAAAAAATAAGGACATAAGTCCCAACTTATTTAGGATTCAGAAACTTACCACTGGAGATTATTGGTTCAGGCACCATCTGGAAACATCTGTGGAATCCAAAAAGGAACTTAAAGACGTTACATTCAAACGATTAAGTCTTTCAGGTATTCAAGATATAGTCAAAGTAAGAATCAATCATATAGGACAAATCGTTGGAGTGGGCGAATACTAATACAACCGCATTGTACGTAATACAAAATTTTGATTAAACTTACTATTTCGACTATTTAACTGATGTTAATAAATCCTCCCCATTTTACGGAAAACCGTTTTTCCTACCCCAATAATTAAACTACGTTTATTGCGAAATCAACCTGCAGCCTTTTCTGAATATCCATTTAAAATGAATGGATACTCAGAAAGAGAGGCCTGCTTTTTGAAATACTTTGAATAAACTATTCTTTCCAAAGGAGTTATCCTGAAGCAATAGTCTAAACAAAAGGCATTCGCAATGGCACTTTATTCAAATATCACCATACCGCAGGCTACGCTCATTCAAAATGAGCTAAGGGAAAAACTAGATATCACTGAACGGGATTTGAAAATCTCCACCATCGGCGGAGCGGATATATCCTTGAATTTATACAGTTCCACCATTTACGCCGGCATTATCCTGCTTTCTTTTCCCAGCCTGATTCCTATTGCTTATTCCCTTATAAAAGCCGAAACGCATTTCCCTTATGTACCGGGCTACCTGGCTTTCAGAGAAGTACCGGCACTCACTGAGGCCTGGCAACAAATGCCCACTAAACCTAATGTATTGATAGTAGATGGGCACGGTATCGCTCACCCGCGACGAATGGGCATAGCGGCTCATTTCGGCGTACATACCGGACAACCCAGCATGGGCTGCGCCAAAAAAATTCTTTTCGGAAGGTATGAAGAACCGAACCCTGAACAAGGCTCATTCAGTCCAATACTACACAAAGATGAACAACTCGGTTATGCATTCAGAAGTAAAGGAAAAACTGCTCCCGTATTCATTTCTCCGGGCCATCGCATCGGTATGAAGAACAGCCTGGAAATCATTCGACAATGTACCGGAAAATACAGGATTCCGGTACCTACCCGCCTCGCCCATGAGCTGGTGAACAAATTCAGAAGAGGCGAATTGAAAGAAGGCTTTTCACAATTATAACGCAACGCTAAATACCATTAACCCCTATCACCATGGACTTCAAAGACAAAATCAAACTGCTCGCGGAAAGAGTCTCCAAACTCAAAGACCAGATTAAAACCGAAGAAGCAACCAAGAACGCCTTCATCATGCCATTCATCAGCGAGTTGGGTTACGATGTATTCAATCCAATGGAAGTAACGCCTGAACTGGTGGCCGACATTGGCATCAAACAAGGAGAAAAGATTGATTACGCCATTCTGAAAGATGGCGATCCGATCATCCTGATCGAATG encodes the following:
- the nfi gene encoding deoxyribonuclease V (cleaves DNA at apurinic or apyrimidinic sites), producing MALYSNITIPQATLIQNELREKLDITERDLKISTIGGADISLNLYSSTIYAGIILLSFPSLIPIAYSLIKAETHFPYVPGYLAFREVPALTEAWQQMPTKPNVLIVDGHGIAHPRRMGIAAHFGVHTGQPSMGCAKKILFGRYEEPNPEQGSFSPILHKDEQLGYAFRSKGKTAPVFISPGHRIGMKNSLEIIRQCTGKYRIPVPTRLAHELVNKFRRGELKEGFSQL